Proteins from one Setaria italica strain Yugu1 chromosome V, Setaria_italica_v2.0, whole genome shotgun sequence genomic window:
- the LOC101769100 gene encoding E3 ubiquitin-protein ligase RGLG3: MWGEKTHHKHWHQGHGPSGSSKGEKHGKQQPKFIPDNYSSVDEVITALREAGLESSNLILGIDFTKSNEWSGRHSFGRKSLHAINGNPNPYEQAISIIGRTLSPFDDDNLIPCFGFGDASTHDHSVFSFYQDNHPCRGFEEVLVRYRQIVPHLNLSGPTSFAPLIYAAISVVENSNWQYHVLVIIADGQVTAANTNDGRLSPQEQATIQAIVDASYYPLSIVMVGVGDGPWDAMQHFDDCIPERAFDNFQFVNFTGIMSTSKDMSKKEAAFALAALMEIPSQYKATQGLRPSEKHAQRIGSPRILPPPNKVLEHDNAAASHPPPTASSRSTGIGKSAADEQVCPICLTNPKDMAFQCGHLTCKECGPTLPTCPLCRKPITMRVRIYS, encoded by the exons ATGTGGGGTGAGAAAACTCATCACAAGCACTGGCATCAAGGTCATGGTCCATCTGGAAGTTCCAAGGGCGAGAAACATGGCAAACAGCAGCCCAAATTTATACCAGACAATTATAGCTCGGTTGATGAG GTCATTACTGCACTGAGAGAAGCTGGTCTCGAATCATCAAATCTAATTCTTGGTATTGACTTCACCAAAAGCAATGAGTGGTCAG GTAGGCATTCCTTTGGAAGAAAATCTTTGCATGCCATTAACGGTAACCCAAATCCATATGAGCAAGCTATCTCTATAATCGGGCGAACACTGTCACCTTTTGATGATGATAACTTAATACCATGTTTTGGATTTGGTGATG CTTCTACGCATGATCACTCTGTCTTCAGCTTCTACCAGGACAACCATCCCTGTCGTGGCTTTGAGGAGGTTCTTGTAAGGTATCGACAAATTGTTCCACATTTGAATCTTTCAG GACCAACTTCTTTTGCACCTCTGATTTATGCAGCGATTTCTGTTGTTGAAAATAGTAATTGGCAATACCATGTCCTCGTAATCATAGCCGATGGACAG GTGACTGCTGCTAATACAAATGATGGAAGATTAAGTCCACAGGAACAGGCAACTATACAAGCAATTGTTGATGCTAG CTACTATCCTCTTTCAATAGTAATGGTTGGAGTGGGTGATGGACCATGGGATGCCATGCAGCATTTTGATGACTGTATCCCTGAAAGAGCTTTTGACAATTTCCAG TTTGTGAACTTCACTGGTATTATGTCAACAAGTAAGGATATGTCAAAGAAGGAGGCTGCATTTGCTCTTGCAGCTCTTATGGAAATACCTTCTCAGTATAAAGCAACTCAAGGCCTCCGACCTTCAGA AAAGCATGCACAAAGGATTGGCTCTCCTAGgattcttcctcctccaaacAAAGTTCTTGAACATGATAATGCAGCAGCTTCACATCCTCCTCCAACCGCAAGCTCCCGGTCAACTGGCATTGGCAAAAGTGCTGCCGACGAGCAG GTATGCCCCATATGTTTAACCAATCCAAAGGACATGGCTTTTCAGTGTGGTCACCTG ACATGCAAGGAATGTGGCCCAACTCTACCAACCTGCCCATTGTGCCGTAAGCCAATTACCATGCGCGTGAGGATCTATTCTTAA